A portion of the Ricinus communis isolate WT05 ecotype wild-type chromosome 10, ASM1957865v1, whole genome shotgun sequence genome contains these proteins:
- the LOC8285533 gene encoding heavy metal-associated isoprenylated plant protein 34 isoform X2 — protein MSKQEFMKMQTCVLKVNIQCHCDGCKKKIKKLLQNIDGVYNTQINAEQGKVTVTGNADPAILIKKLEKSGKHAELWGAPKGFKNFQNLPNNQFKNMQLDHGKDNKSQKGGKGGQQVQHQMQQFKGSKDLKMPHKDQKSVKFNMQDDYIDASDDDFDDDFDEFDEEFDDDFDDEDDEEFGHGHGHGYQGHHHLPNKAMPMMNNGHLPNKAMPMMNNGHLPNKMMPMMNNGHGSHGPHNMFNGPMLHDKKDGGNGGGGGGGGGGKVKKGGGDFEIPLVMKGKGGNNNDSKNGKGEKKGGGGDGKNGHSKGGSKKQDGKEKKNSSKGGIGAFLSFGRKSKNGREDSTDKSINHHNSAGNNNSKGAKKGGGKNNDGVHDFNKTKQGYHELDVNGGSGAKNMAKMGQMGQMGQMAQMGQMGQMGQMGHMRPMGSYGGMGNFPAVQGLPAAAAAAAMNGGYYQGMGGGNPYSHQQQQQQQQQYMAMMMNQQRQNGNDMFQPMMYARPHPAVNYMPPPPMPSHPMSDPYTHVFSDENTDSCSIM, from the coding sequence GGGTGTACAATACTCAAATAAATGCAGAGCAAGGGAAGGTAACTGTGACAGGAAATGCTGATCCAGCAATACTCATAAAGAAGCTTGAGAAGTCAGGGAAGCATGCTGAACTATGGGGAGCTCCAAAGGGCTTCAAAAACTTCCAAAACCTTCCCAACAATCAATTCAAGAATATGCAACTTGATCATGGCAAAGATAACAAATCACAAAAGGGTGGTAAAGGAGGACAACAAGTACAGCATCAAATGCAACAATTCAAAGGATCGAAGGATCTAAAAATGCCCCATAAAGACCAGAAATCTGTCAAGTTCAACATGCAGGATGATTATATTGATGCAAGTGATGACGATTTTGATGACGATTTTGATGAGTTTGATGAGGaatttgatgatgattttgatgatgaagatgatgaggaGTTTGGTCACGGTCATGGTCATGGTTATCAGGGTCATCATCATTTGCCTAACAAGGCGATGCCTATGATGAATAATGGCCATTTGCCTAACAAGGCGATGCCTATGATGAATAATGGCCATTTGCCTAACAAGATGATGCCAATGATGAATAATGGCCATGGATCACATGGTCCTCATAATATGTTTAATGGGCCTATGCTTCATGATAAAAAGGATGGTGGTAATGggggaggaggaggaggaggaggaggagggaAGGTCAAGAAAGGTGGTGGGGACTTCGAGATACCTTTGGTAATGAAGGGCAAAGGAGGCAATAATAATGATAGTAAAAATGgtaaaggagaaaagaaaggtGGAGGTGGTGATGGAAAGAATGGTCACAGCAAAGGAGGGAGTAAAAAACAAGATGgtaaagagaagaagaatagtAGCAAAGGTGGTATTGGTGCATTCTTAAGTTTCGGTAGAAAGAGTAAAAATGGAAGAGAAGACAGTACTGATAAGAGTATCAATCATCACAACTCAGCTGGAAACAATAACAGCAAGGGGGCCAAGAAAGGTGGAGGCAAAAATAATGACGGGGTCCATGATTTTAACAAAACGAAACAAGGGTACCATGAACTCGATGTTAATGGTGGGAGTGGTGCCAAAAACATGGCGAAGATGGGGCAAATGGGGCAGATGGGGCAGATGGCGCAAATGGGCCAAATGGGTCAGATGGGGCAAATGGGCCATATGCGCCCGATGGGTAGTTATGGAGGGATGGGTAATTTTCCTGCAGTTCAAGGACTGcctgcagcagcagcagcagcagccaTGAATGGTGGATATTACCAAGGGATGGGAGGAGGCAACCCTTACAGTCatcaacagcagcagcagcagcaacaacaATATATGGCAATGATGATGAATCAGCAGAGGCAAAATGGGAACGATATGTTTCAACCAATGATGTATGCCCGGCCGCATCCTGCAGTTAACTACATGCCGCCGCCGCCAATGCCGTCTCACCCGATGTCCGATCCCTACACTCATGTCTTCAGTGATGAGAACACTGATAGCTGCAGTATAATGTGA
- the LOC8285533 gene encoding heavy metal-associated isoprenylated plant protein 34 isoform X1, producing the protein MSKQEFMKMQQTCVLKVNIQCHCDGCKKKIKKLLQNIDGVYNTQINAEQGKVTVTGNADPAILIKKLEKSGKHAELWGAPKGFKNFQNLPNNQFKNMQLDHGKDNKSQKGGKGGQQVQHQMQQFKGSKDLKMPHKDQKSVKFNMQDDYIDASDDDFDDDFDEFDEEFDDDFDDEDDEEFGHGHGHGYQGHHHLPNKAMPMMNNGHLPNKAMPMMNNGHLPNKMMPMMNNGHGSHGPHNMFNGPMLHDKKDGGNGGGGGGGGGGKVKKGGGDFEIPLVMKGKGGNNNDSKNGKGEKKGGGGDGKNGHSKGGSKKQDGKEKKNSSKGGIGAFLSFGRKSKNGREDSTDKSINHHNSAGNNNSKGAKKGGGKNNDGVHDFNKTKQGYHELDVNGGSGAKNMAKMGQMGQMGQMAQMGQMGQMGQMGHMRPMGSYGGMGNFPAVQGLPAAAAAAAMNGGYYQGMGGGNPYSHQQQQQQQQQYMAMMMNQQRQNGNDMFQPMMYARPHPAVNYMPPPPMPSHPMSDPYTHVFSDENTDSCSIM; encoded by the coding sequence GGGTGTACAATACTCAAATAAATGCAGAGCAAGGGAAGGTAACTGTGACAGGAAATGCTGATCCAGCAATACTCATAAAGAAGCTTGAGAAGTCAGGGAAGCATGCTGAACTATGGGGAGCTCCAAAGGGCTTCAAAAACTTCCAAAACCTTCCCAACAATCAATTCAAGAATATGCAACTTGATCATGGCAAAGATAACAAATCACAAAAGGGTGGTAAAGGAGGACAACAAGTACAGCATCAAATGCAACAATTCAAAGGATCGAAGGATCTAAAAATGCCCCATAAAGACCAGAAATCTGTCAAGTTCAACATGCAGGATGATTATATTGATGCAAGTGATGACGATTTTGATGACGATTTTGATGAGTTTGATGAGGaatttgatgatgattttgatgatgaagatgatgaggaGTTTGGTCACGGTCATGGTCATGGTTATCAGGGTCATCATCATTTGCCTAACAAGGCGATGCCTATGATGAATAATGGCCATTTGCCTAACAAGGCGATGCCTATGATGAATAATGGCCATTTGCCTAACAAGATGATGCCAATGATGAATAATGGCCATGGATCACATGGTCCTCATAATATGTTTAATGGGCCTATGCTTCATGATAAAAAGGATGGTGGTAATGggggaggaggaggaggaggaggaggagggaAGGTCAAGAAAGGTGGTGGGGACTTCGAGATACCTTTGGTAATGAAGGGCAAAGGAGGCAATAATAATGATAGTAAAAATGgtaaaggagaaaagaaaggtGGAGGTGGTGATGGAAAGAATGGTCACAGCAAAGGAGGGAGTAAAAAACAAGATGgtaaagagaagaagaatagtAGCAAAGGTGGTATTGGTGCATTCTTAAGTTTCGGTAGAAAGAGTAAAAATGGAAGAGAAGACAGTACTGATAAGAGTATCAATCATCACAACTCAGCTGGAAACAATAACAGCAAGGGGGCCAAGAAAGGTGGAGGCAAAAATAATGACGGGGTCCATGATTTTAACAAAACGAAACAAGGGTACCATGAACTCGATGTTAATGGTGGGAGTGGTGCCAAAAACATGGCGAAGATGGGGCAAATGGGGCAGATGGGGCAGATGGCGCAAATGGGCCAAATGGGTCAGATGGGGCAAATGGGCCATATGCGCCCGATGGGTAGTTATGGAGGGATGGGTAATTTTCCTGCAGTTCAAGGACTGcctgcagcagcagcagcagcagccaTGAATGGTGGATATTACCAAGGGATGGGAGGAGGCAACCCTTACAGTCatcaacagcagcagcagcagcaacaacaATATATGGCAATGATGATGAATCAGCAGAGGCAAAATGGGAACGATATGTTTCAACCAATGATGTATGCCCGGCCGCATCCTGCAGTTAACTACATGCCGCCGCCGCCAATGCCGTCTCACCCGATGTCCGATCCCTACACTCATGTCTTCAGTGATGAGAACACTGATAGCTGCAGTATAATGTGA
- the LOC8285533 gene encoding heavy metal-associated isoprenylated plant protein 34 isoform X3 yields the protein MSKQEFMKMQQTCVLKVNIQCHCDGCKKKIKKLLQNIDGVYNTQINAEQGKVTVTGNADPAILIKKLEKSGKHAELWGAPKGFKNFQNLPNNQFKNMQLDHGKDNKSQKGGKGGQQVQHQMQQFKGSKDLKMPHKDQKSVKFNMQDDYIDASDDDFDDDFDEFDEEFDDDFDDEDDEEFGHGHGHGYQGHHHLPNKAMPMMNNGHLPNKMMPMMNNGHGSHGPHNMFNGPMLHDKKDGGNGGGGGGGGGGKVKKGGGDFEIPLVMKGKGGNNNDSKNGKGEKKGGGGDGKNGHSKGGSKKQDGKEKKNSSKGGIGAFLSFGRKSKNGREDSTDKSINHHNSAGNNNSKGAKKGGGKNNDGVHDFNKTKQGYHELDVNGGSGAKNMAKMGQMGQMGQMAQMGQMGQMGQMGHMRPMGSYGGMGNFPAVQGLPAAAAAAAMNGGYYQGMGGGNPYSHQQQQQQQQQYMAMMMNQQRQNGNDMFQPMMYARPHPAVNYMPPPPMPSHPMSDPYTHVFSDENTDSCSIM from the exons GGGTGTACAATACTCAAATAAATGCAGAGCAAGGGAAGGTAACTGTGACAGGAAATGCTGATCCAGCAATACTCATAAAGAAGCTTGAGAAGTCAGGGAAGCATGCTGAACTATGGGGAGCTCCAAAGGGCTTCAAAAACTTCCAAAACCTTCCCAACAATCAATTCAAGAATATGCAACTTGATCATGGCAAAGATAACAAATCACAAAAGGGTGGTAAAGGAGGACAACAAGTACAGCATCAAATGCAACAATTCAAAGGATCGAAGGATCTAAAAATGCCCCATAAAGACCAGAAATCTGTCAAGTTCAACATGCAGGATGATTATATTGATGCAAGTGATGACGATTTTGATGACGATTTTGATGAGTTTGATGAGGaatttgatgatgattttgatgatgaagatgatgaggaGTTTGGTCACGGTCATGGTCATGGTTATCAGGGTCATCATCATTTGCCTAACAAG GCGATGCCTATGATGAATAATGGCCATTTGCCTAACAAGATGATGCCAATGATGAATAATGGCCATGGATCACATGGTCCTCATAATATGTTTAATGGGCCTATGCTTCATGATAAAAAGGATGGTGGTAATGggggaggaggaggaggaggaggaggagggaAGGTCAAGAAAGGTGGTGGGGACTTCGAGATACCTTTGGTAATGAAGGGCAAAGGAGGCAATAATAATGATAGTAAAAATGgtaaaggagaaaagaaaggtGGAGGTGGTGATGGAAAGAATGGTCACAGCAAAGGAGGGAGTAAAAAACAAGATGgtaaagagaagaagaatagtAGCAAAGGTGGTATTGGTGCATTCTTAAGTTTCGGTAGAAAGAGTAAAAATGGAAGAGAAGACAGTACTGATAAGAGTATCAATCATCACAACTCAGCTGGAAACAATAACAGCAAGGGGGCCAAGAAAGGTGGAGGCAAAAATAATGACGGGGTCCATGATTTTAACAAAACGAAACAAGGGTACCATGAACTCGATGTTAATGGTGGGAGTGGTGCCAAAAACATGGCGAAGATGGGGCAAATGGGGCAGATGGGGCAGATGGCGCAAATGGGCCAAATGGGTCAGATGGGGCAAATGGGCCATATGCGCCCGATGGGTAGTTATGGAGGGATGGGTAATTTTCCTGCAGTTCAAGGACTGcctgcagcagcagcagcagcagccaTGAATGGTGGATATTACCAAGGGATGGGAGGAGGCAACCCTTACAGTCatcaacagcagcagcagcagcaacaacaATATATGGCAATGATGATGAATCAGCAGAGGCAAAATGGGAACGATATGTTTCAACCAATGATGTATGCCCGGCCGCATCCTGCAGTTAACTACATGCCGCCGCCGCCAATGCCGTCTCACCCGATGTCCGATCCCTACACTCATGTCTTCAGTGATGAGAACACTGATAGCTGCAGTATAATGTGA